Proteins encoded in a region of the Aquila chrysaetos chrysaetos chromosome 25, bAquChr1.4, whole genome shotgun sequence genome:
- the ARHGAP17 gene encoding rho GTPase-activating protein 17 isoform X2, which translates to MKKQFNRMKQLANQTVGRAEKTEVLSEDLLQIERRLDTVRSVCHIAQKRLIACFQGQHGTDPDKRHKKLPLTALAQNMQEGSVQLSDETLLGKMLDTCGDAENKLAMELSQHEVQIEREVLDPLCLLTETEIPNIQKQRKQLAKLVLDWDSARGRYNQAHKTSGTNFQVHPSKIESLKEEMDEAGNKVEQCKDQLAADMYNFVSKEGEYARCFVMLLEAQADYHRKALAVIEKVLPEIQAHQDKWTEKPAFGTPLEEHLKRSGREIAVPIEACVMMLLETGMREEGLFRIAAGASKLKKLKAALDCSTSQLDEFYSDPHAVAGALKSYLRELPEPLMTYSLYEEWTQAANIQDQDKKLQELWRICNRLPKHYHANFRYLIKFLAKLAQNSDINKMTPSNVAIVLGPNLLWAKNEGSLAEMAAATSVHVVAVIEPIIQHADWFFPGDQDFNVSGAFVAIPAVNSNHLSYTGNEYESGTLERKRPVSMTVMEGDLLKKESFGVKVMDFQANPRRCGTINRKHTSPAFQPPLPPTEAGVLAQSGAEQHSQVSVAETSPVGAGFALSAGTAEQLQSQGNEDVSTSKSKDNTSSATPPPVRNGAHAGAVQNQSTSSTNQLSVNQPQNAAGPSPHSMRRAVKKPAPAPPKPANPPPGQPGSQSSAPAVQPPSVSPKPPARSSSPPAQHANQGAAQTSTSQVSAPRRYSSSLSPIQAPSHPPPQPPTQATPPLQPKSNSQASPPAAPSSEHGPEQPCYTPPQTPTPPDTPPLGKHNTSSPSPQPSTQETSQSHSPPQSGTLPRPRPVPKPRNRPSVPPPPHPPSQLAGDGIIANPTQTSSKIVTGGDGYCE; encoded by the exons ATCGAGAGACGTCTTGACACTGTGAGATCTGTTTGCCATATTGCACAGAAGCGATTAATTGCCTGTTTTCAGGGCCAGCATGGTACAGATCCTGATAAGAGACAT AAAAAACTTCCTCTAACAGCTCTTGCTCAAAATATGCAAGAAGGATCTGTCCAGCTAAGTGATGAAACTCTGTTGGG gaaaatgcTAGATACATGTGGTGATGCAGAGAATAAGCTGGCAATGGAGCTCTCTCAGCATGAAGTACAGATAGAAAGAGAAGTTCTGGATCCACTGTGTCTACTGACAGAG acagagatcccaaacattcagaagcagaggaaacagCTTGCAAAGCTGGTGTTGGACTGGGATTCTGCAAGAGGAAG GTATAATCAAGCCCACAAGACTTCAGGAACAAATTTTCAAGTGCATCCTTCAAAAATAGAATCTCTTAAGGAAGAGATGGATGAAGCTGGAAATAAAGTAGAACAATGCAAG gatcAACTAGCAGCAGACATGTATAACtttgtgtccaaagaaggggAATATGCTAGATGTTTTGTTATG TTATTAGAAGCACAAGCAGATTACCATAGAAAAGCATTAGCAGTCATAGAAAAGGTCCTACCCGAAATTCAAGCCCATCAAG ACAAATGGACTGAAAAACCAGCTTTTGGAACTCCATTAGAAGAGCATCTCAAGCGCAGTGGTCGTGAAATTGCAGTCCCTATTGAAGCCTGTGTAATGATGCTTTTGGAAACGGGAATGAGAGAGGAG ggCTTATTCAGAATTGCTGCTGGAGCCTCCAAgttaaaaaagctgaaagctgcCTTGGACTGTTCAACTTCCCAGCTTGACGAATTTTATTCTGATCCCCATGCTGTTGCAG GTGCCTTGAAATCCTATTTGCGAGAGTTGCCAGAACCTTTAATGACCTACAGTCTGTATGAAGAATGGACACAAGCTGCAAA tattCAGGACCAGGATAAGAAGCTACAAGAGTTATGGAGAATTTGTAACAGATTACCTAAGCATTATCATGCTAATTTCAG gTATTTAATCAAATTTTTAGCAAAGCTTGCACAGAACAGCGATATTAACAAAATGACACCCAGCAATGTCGCAATAGTCTTGGGCCCCAACTTGTTATGGGCAAAGAATGAAGG ATCCCTTGCTGAAATGGCAGCAGCAACTTCAGTCCATGTGGTAGCAGTTATTGAGCCAATTATTCAGCATGCAGACTGGTTCTTCCCTGGAG ATCAAGATTTCAATGTGTCTGGGGCATTTGTTGCAATTCCTGCTGTTAATTCAAATCACTTGTCATACACTGGGAATGAATATGAATCTGGGACACTGGAACGGAAGAGGCCTGTTAGTATGACTGTAATGGAAGGGGATTTATTGAAGAAGGAAAG CTTTGGTGTCAAGGTTATGGACTTCCAAGCGAATCCTCGGAGATGTGGCACTATAAATAGAAAGCACACATCCCCAGCTTTCCAGCCACCACTTCCACCCACGGAGGCTGGCGTGTTGGCTCAGTCTGGAGCGGAGCAGCACTCACAAGTTTCTGTGGCTGAAACAAGCCCAGTGGGTGCTGGTTTTGCTCTCTCTGCTGGCACAGCAGAACAGTTACAAAGTCAAGGAAATGAAGATGTCAG taccTCAAAATCTAAGGACAACACATCTTCAGCTACTCCTCCACCGGTGAGAAATGGCGCGCATGCAGGCGCTGTCCAGAACCAGTCAACAAGTAGCACTAATCAGCTTTCTGTTAATCAGCCACAGAATGCGGCAGGTCCCAGTCCCCATTCAATGAGGAGAG CTGTTAAAAAGCCTGCGCCAGCCCCTCCCAAGCCAGCCAACCCACCGCCAGGGCAGCCAGGAAGCCAAAGTTCTGCCCCAGCTGTTCAGCCACCTTCTGTCTCTCCAAAACCACCTGCTAGAAGTTCTTCTCCTCCTGCTCAACATGCAAACCAAGGAGCAGCCCAGACCTCCACTTCCCAGGTTTCTGCACCTCGGAGATATTCCAGCAGCCTTTCCCCAATACAAGCTCCCAGCCATCCACCACCACAGCCCCCAACACAGGCTACTCCTCCACTGCAACCCAAATCAAACAGTCAAgcatctcctcctgctgcacccAGCAGTGAGCATGGACCAGAGCAGCCCTGTTACACTCCTCCGCAGACTCCAACACCACCCGATACACCCCCTCTAGGAAAACATAATACTAGTTCCCCATCGCCACAGCCATCTACTCAAGAAACCTCCCAGTCTCACTCTCCACCTCAGAGTGGTACACTGCCAAGGCCACGGCCAGtaccaaaacccagaaatagaCCTAGTGTTCCCCCTCcacctcatcctccttctcagCTGGCTGGAGATGGTATTATTGCAAATCCCACGCAAACATCTTCCAAAATAGTAACAG GTGGGGATGGTTACTGCGAATAA
- the ARHGAP17 gene encoding rho GTPase-activating protein 17 isoform X4, with protein sequence MKKQFNRMKQLANQTVGRAEKTEVLSEDLLQIERRLDTVRSVCHIAQKRLIACFQGQHGTDPDKRHKKLPLTALAQNMQEGSVQLSDETLLGKMLDTCGDAENKLAMELSQHEVQIEREVLDPLCLLTETEIPNIQKQRKQLAKLVLDWDSARGRYNQAHKTSGTNFQVHPSKIESLKEEMDEAGNKVEQCKDQLAADMYNFVSKEGEYARCFVMLLEAQADYHRKALAVIEKVLPEIQAHQDKWTEKPAFGTPLEEHLKRSGREIAVPIEACVMMLLETGMREEGLFRIAAGASKLKKLKAALDCSTSQLDEFYSDPHAVAGALKSYLRELPEPLMTYSLYEEWTQAANIQDQDKKLQELWRICNRLPKHYHANFRYLIKFLAKLAQNSDINKMTPSNVAIVLGPNLLWAKNEGSLAEMAAATSVHVVAVIEPIIQHADWFFPGDQDFNVSGAFVAIPAVNSNHLSYTGNEYESGTLERKRPVSMTVMEGDLLKKESTSKSKDNTSSATPPPVRNGAHAGAVQNQSTSSTNQLSVNQPQNAAGPSPHSMRRAVKKPAPAPPKPANPPPGQPGSQSSAPAVQPPSVSPKPPARSSSPPAQHANQGAAQTSTSQVSAPRRYSSSLSPIQAPSHPPPQPPTQATPPLQPKSNSQASPPAAPSSEHGPEQPCYTPPQTPTPPDTPPLGKHNTSSPSPQPSTQETSQSHSPPQSGTLPRPRPVPKPRNRPSVPPPPHPPSQLAGDGIIANPTQTSSKIVTDSNSSIQEPLQNPSSELLTETASKELHNHLMLDIDNDTESTAL encoded by the exons ATCGAGAGACGTCTTGACACTGTGAGATCTGTTTGCCATATTGCACAGAAGCGATTAATTGCCTGTTTTCAGGGCCAGCATGGTACAGATCCTGATAAGAGACAT AAAAAACTTCCTCTAACAGCTCTTGCTCAAAATATGCAAGAAGGATCTGTCCAGCTAAGTGATGAAACTCTGTTGGG gaaaatgcTAGATACATGTGGTGATGCAGAGAATAAGCTGGCAATGGAGCTCTCTCAGCATGAAGTACAGATAGAAAGAGAAGTTCTGGATCCACTGTGTCTACTGACAGAG acagagatcccaaacattcagaagcagaggaaacagCTTGCAAAGCTGGTGTTGGACTGGGATTCTGCAAGAGGAAG GTATAATCAAGCCCACAAGACTTCAGGAACAAATTTTCAAGTGCATCCTTCAAAAATAGAATCTCTTAAGGAAGAGATGGATGAAGCTGGAAATAAAGTAGAACAATGCAAG gatcAACTAGCAGCAGACATGTATAACtttgtgtccaaagaaggggAATATGCTAGATGTTTTGTTATG TTATTAGAAGCACAAGCAGATTACCATAGAAAAGCATTAGCAGTCATAGAAAAGGTCCTACCCGAAATTCAAGCCCATCAAG ACAAATGGACTGAAAAACCAGCTTTTGGAACTCCATTAGAAGAGCATCTCAAGCGCAGTGGTCGTGAAATTGCAGTCCCTATTGAAGCCTGTGTAATGATGCTTTTGGAAACGGGAATGAGAGAGGAG ggCTTATTCAGAATTGCTGCTGGAGCCTCCAAgttaaaaaagctgaaagctgcCTTGGACTGTTCAACTTCCCAGCTTGACGAATTTTATTCTGATCCCCATGCTGTTGCAG GTGCCTTGAAATCCTATTTGCGAGAGTTGCCAGAACCTTTAATGACCTACAGTCTGTATGAAGAATGGACACAAGCTGCAAA tattCAGGACCAGGATAAGAAGCTACAAGAGTTATGGAGAATTTGTAACAGATTACCTAAGCATTATCATGCTAATTTCAG gTATTTAATCAAATTTTTAGCAAAGCTTGCACAGAACAGCGATATTAACAAAATGACACCCAGCAATGTCGCAATAGTCTTGGGCCCCAACTTGTTATGGGCAAAGAATGAAGG ATCCCTTGCTGAAATGGCAGCAGCAACTTCAGTCCATGTGGTAGCAGTTATTGAGCCAATTATTCAGCATGCAGACTGGTTCTTCCCTGGAG ATCAAGATTTCAATGTGTCTGGGGCATTTGTTGCAATTCCTGCTGTTAATTCAAATCACTTGTCATACACTGGGAATGAATATGAATCTGGGACACTGGAACGGAAGAGGCCTGTTAGTATGACTGTAATGGAAGGGGATTTATTGAAGAAGGAAAG taccTCAAAATCTAAGGACAACACATCTTCAGCTACTCCTCCACCGGTGAGAAATGGCGCGCATGCAGGCGCTGTCCAGAACCAGTCAACAAGTAGCACTAATCAGCTTTCTGTTAATCAGCCACAGAATGCGGCAGGTCCCAGTCCCCATTCAATGAGGAGAG CTGTTAAAAAGCCTGCGCCAGCCCCTCCCAAGCCAGCCAACCCACCGCCAGGGCAGCCAGGAAGCCAAAGTTCTGCCCCAGCTGTTCAGCCACCTTCTGTCTCTCCAAAACCACCTGCTAGAAGTTCTTCTCCTCCTGCTCAACATGCAAACCAAGGAGCAGCCCAGACCTCCACTTCCCAGGTTTCTGCACCTCGGAGATATTCCAGCAGCCTTTCCCCAATACAAGCTCCCAGCCATCCACCACCACAGCCCCCAACACAGGCTACTCCTCCACTGCAACCCAAATCAAACAGTCAAgcatctcctcctgctgcacccAGCAGTGAGCATGGACCAGAGCAGCCCTGTTACACTCCTCCGCAGACTCCAACACCACCCGATACACCCCCTCTAGGAAAACATAATACTAGTTCCCCATCGCCACAGCCATCTACTCAAGAAACCTCCCAGTCTCACTCTCCACCTCAGAGTGGTACACTGCCAAGGCCACGGCCAGtaccaaaacccagaaatagaCCTAGTGTTCCCCCTCcacctcatcctccttctcagCTGGCTGGAGATGGTATTATTGCAAATCCCACGCAAACATCTTCCAAAATAGTAACAG ACTCTAATTCCAGTATTCAAGAACCACTTCAAAACCCTTCTTCAGAGCTTCTGACAGAGACAGCAAGCAAAGAACTGCACAACCACCTCATGCTTGATATTGACAATGATACGGAAAGCACTGCTCTGTAA
- the ARHGAP17 gene encoding rho GTPase-activating protein 17 isoform X3, giving the protein MKKQFNRMKQLANQTVGRAEKTEVLSEDLLQIERRLDTVRSVCHIAQKRLIACFQGQHGTDPDKRHKKLPLTALAQNMQEGSVQLSDETLLGKMLDTCGDAENKLAMELSQHEVQIEREVLDPLCLLTETEIPNIQKQRKQLAKLVLDWDSARGRYNQAHKTSGTNFQVHPSKIESLKEEMDEAGNKVEQCKDQLAADMYNFVSKEGEYARCFVMLLEAQADYHRKALAVIEKVLPEIQAHQDKWTEKPAFGTPLEEHLKRSGREIAVPIEACVMMLLETGMREEGLFRIAAGASKLKKLKAALDCSTSQLDEFYSDPHAVAGALKSYLRELPEPLMTYSLYEEWTQAANIQDQDKKLQELWRICNRLPKHYHANFRYLIKFLAKLAQNSDINKMTPSNVAIVLGPNLLWAKNEGSLAEMAAATSVHVVAVIEPIIQHADWFFPGDQDFNVSGAFVAIPAVNSNHLSYTGNEYESGTLERKRPVSMTVMEGDLLKKESFGVKVMDFQANPRRCGTINRKHTSPAFQPPLPPTEAGVLAQSGAEQHSQVSVAETSPVGAGFALSAGTAEQLQSQGNEDVSTSKSKDNTSSATPPPVRNGAHAGAVQNQSTSSTNQLSVNQPQNAAGPSPHSMRRAVKKPAPAPPKPANPPPGQPGSQSSAPAVQPPSVSPKPPARSSSPPAQHANQGAAQTSTSQVSAPRRYSSSLSPIQAPSHPPPQPPTQATPPLQPKSNSQASPPAAPSSEHGPEQPCYTPPQTPTPPDTPPLGKHNTSSPSPQPSTQETSQSHSPPQSGTLPRPRPVPKPRNRPSVPPPPHPPSQLAGDGIIANPTQTSSKIVTDV; this is encoded by the exons ATCGAGAGACGTCTTGACACTGTGAGATCTGTTTGCCATATTGCACAGAAGCGATTAATTGCCTGTTTTCAGGGCCAGCATGGTACAGATCCTGATAAGAGACAT AAAAAACTTCCTCTAACAGCTCTTGCTCAAAATATGCAAGAAGGATCTGTCCAGCTAAGTGATGAAACTCTGTTGGG gaaaatgcTAGATACATGTGGTGATGCAGAGAATAAGCTGGCAATGGAGCTCTCTCAGCATGAAGTACAGATAGAAAGAGAAGTTCTGGATCCACTGTGTCTACTGACAGAG acagagatcccaaacattcagaagcagaggaaacagCTTGCAAAGCTGGTGTTGGACTGGGATTCTGCAAGAGGAAG GTATAATCAAGCCCACAAGACTTCAGGAACAAATTTTCAAGTGCATCCTTCAAAAATAGAATCTCTTAAGGAAGAGATGGATGAAGCTGGAAATAAAGTAGAACAATGCAAG gatcAACTAGCAGCAGACATGTATAACtttgtgtccaaagaaggggAATATGCTAGATGTTTTGTTATG TTATTAGAAGCACAAGCAGATTACCATAGAAAAGCATTAGCAGTCATAGAAAAGGTCCTACCCGAAATTCAAGCCCATCAAG ACAAATGGACTGAAAAACCAGCTTTTGGAACTCCATTAGAAGAGCATCTCAAGCGCAGTGGTCGTGAAATTGCAGTCCCTATTGAAGCCTGTGTAATGATGCTTTTGGAAACGGGAATGAGAGAGGAG ggCTTATTCAGAATTGCTGCTGGAGCCTCCAAgttaaaaaagctgaaagctgcCTTGGACTGTTCAACTTCCCAGCTTGACGAATTTTATTCTGATCCCCATGCTGTTGCAG GTGCCTTGAAATCCTATTTGCGAGAGTTGCCAGAACCTTTAATGACCTACAGTCTGTATGAAGAATGGACACAAGCTGCAAA tattCAGGACCAGGATAAGAAGCTACAAGAGTTATGGAGAATTTGTAACAGATTACCTAAGCATTATCATGCTAATTTCAG gTATTTAATCAAATTTTTAGCAAAGCTTGCACAGAACAGCGATATTAACAAAATGACACCCAGCAATGTCGCAATAGTCTTGGGCCCCAACTTGTTATGGGCAAAGAATGAAGG ATCCCTTGCTGAAATGGCAGCAGCAACTTCAGTCCATGTGGTAGCAGTTATTGAGCCAATTATTCAGCATGCAGACTGGTTCTTCCCTGGAG ATCAAGATTTCAATGTGTCTGGGGCATTTGTTGCAATTCCTGCTGTTAATTCAAATCACTTGTCATACACTGGGAATGAATATGAATCTGGGACACTGGAACGGAAGAGGCCTGTTAGTATGACTGTAATGGAAGGGGATTTATTGAAGAAGGAAAG CTTTGGTGTCAAGGTTATGGACTTCCAAGCGAATCCTCGGAGATGTGGCACTATAAATAGAAAGCACACATCCCCAGCTTTCCAGCCACCACTTCCACCCACGGAGGCTGGCGTGTTGGCTCAGTCTGGAGCGGAGCAGCACTCACAAGTTTCTGTGGCTGAAACAAGCCCAGTGGGTGCTGGTTTTGCTCTCTCTGCTGGCACAGCAGAACAGTTACAAAGTCAAGGAAATGAAGATGTCAG taccTCAAAATCTAAGGACAACACATCTTCAGCTACTCCTCCACCGGTGAGAAATGGCGCGCATGCAGGCGCTGTCCAGAACCAGTCAACAAGTAGCACTAATCAGCTTTCTGTTAATCAGCCACAGAATGCGGCAGGTCCCAGTCCCCATTCAATGAGGAGAG CTGTTAAAAAGCCTGCGCCAGCCCCTCCCAAGCCAGCCAACCCACCGCCAGGGCAGCCAGGAAGCCAAAGTTCTGCCCCAGCTGTTCAGCCACCTTCTGTCTCTCCAAAACCACCTGCTAGAAGTTCTTCTCCTCCTGCTCAACATGCAAACCAAGGAGCAGCCCAGACCTCCACTTCCCAGGTTTCTGCACCTCGGAGATATTCCAGCAGCCTTTCCCCAATACAAGCTCCCAGCCATCCACCACCACAGCCCCCAACACAGGCTACTCCTCCACTGCAACCCAAATCAAACAGTCAAgcatctcctcctgctgcacccAGCAGTGAGCATGGACCAGAGCAGCCCTGTTACACTCCTCCGCAGACTCCAACACCACCCGATACACCCCCTCTAGGAAAACATAATACTAGTTCCCCATCGCCACAGCCATCTACTCAAGAAACCTCCCAGTCTCACTCTCCACCTCAGAGTGGTACACTGCCAAGGCCACGGCCAGtaccaaaacccagaaatagaCCTAGTGTTCCCCCTCcacctcatcctccttctcagCTGGCTGGAGATGGTATTATTGCAAATCCCACGCAAACATCTTCCAAAATAGTAACAG ATGTTTGA
- the ARHGAP17 gene encoding rho GTPase-activating protein 17 isoform X1 encodes MKKQFNRMKQLANQTVGRAEKTEVLSEDLLQIERRLDTVRSVCHIAQKRLIACFQGQHGTDPDKRHKKLPLTALAQNMQEGSVQLSDETLLGKMLDTCGDAENKLAMELSQHEVQIEREVLDPLCLLTETEIPNIQKQRKQLAKLVLDWDSARGRYNQAHKTSGTNFQVHPSKIESLKEEMDEAGNKVEQCKDQLAADMYNFVSKEGEYARCFVMLLEAQADYHRKALAVIEKVLPEIQAHQDKWTEKPAFGTPLEEHLKRSGREIAVPIEACVMMLLETGMREEGLFRIAAGASKLKKLKAALDCSTSQLDEFYSDPHAVAGALKSYLRELPEPLMTYSLYEEWTQAANIQDQDKKLQELWRICNRLPKHYHANFRYLIKFLAKLAQNSDINKMTPSNVAIVLGPNLLWAKNEGSLAEMAAATSVHVVAVIEPIIQHADWFFPGDQDFNVSGAFVAIPAVNSNHLSYTGNEYESGTLERKRPVSMTVMEGDLLKKESFGVKVMDFQANPRRCGTINRKHTSPAFQPPLPPTEAGVLAQSGAEQHSQVSVAETSPVGAGFALSAGTAEQLQSQGNEDVSTSKSKDNTSSATPPPVRNGAHAGAVQNQSTSSTNQLSVNQPQNAAGPSPHSMRRAVKKPAPAPPKPANPPPGQPGSQSSAPAVQPPSVSPKPPARSSSPPAQHANQGAAQTSTSQVSAPRRYSSSLSPIQAPSHPPPQPPTQATPPLQPKSNSQASPPAAPSSEHGPEQPCYTPPQTPTPPDTPPLGKHNTSSPSPQPSTQETSQSHSPPQSGTLPRPRPVPKPRNRPSVPPPPHPPSQLAGDGIIANPTQTSSKIVTDSNSSIQEPLQNPSSELLTETASKELHNHLMLDIDNDTESTAL; translated from the exons ATCGAGAGACGTCTTGACACTGTGAGATCTGTTTGCCATATTGCACAGAAGCGATTAATTGCCTGTTTTCAGGGCCAGCATGGTACAGATCCTGATAAGAGACAT AAAAAACTTCCTCTAACAGCTCTTGCTCAAAATATGCAAGAAGGATCTGTCCAGCTAAGTGATGAAACTCTGTTGGG gaaaatgcTAGATACATGTGGTGATGCAGAGAATAAGCTGGCAATGGAGCTCTCTCAGCATGAAGTACAGATAGAAAGAGAAGTTCTGGATCCACTGTGTCTACTGACAGAG acagagatcccaaacattcagaagcagaggaaacagCTTGCAAAGCTGGTGTTGGACTGGGATTCTGCAAGAGGAAG GTATAATCAAGCCCACAAGACTTCAGGAACAAATTTTCAAGTGCATCCTTCAAAAATAGAATCTCTTAAGGAAGAGATGGATGAAGCTGGAAATAAAGTAGAACAATGCAAG gatcAACTAGCAGCAGACATGTATAACtttgtgtccaaagaaggggAATATGCTAGATGTTTTGTTATG TTATTAGAAGCACAAGCAGATTACCATAGAAAAGCATTAGCAGTCATAGAAAAGGTCCTACCCGAAATTCAAGCCCATCAAG ACAAATGGACTGAAAAACCAGCTTTTGGAACTCCATTAGAAGAGCATCTCAAGCGCAGTGGTCGTGAAATTGCAGTCCCTATTGAAGCCTGTGTAATGATGCTTTTGGAAACGGGAATGAGAGAGGAG ggCTTATTCAGAATTGCTGCTGGAGCCTCCAAgttaaaaaagctgaaagctgcCTTGGACTGTTCAACTTCCCAGCTTGACGAATTTTATTCTGATCCCCATGCTGTTGCAG GTGCCTTGAAATCCTATTTGCGAGAGTTGCCAGAACCTTTAATGACCTACAGTCTGTATGAAGAATGGACACAAGCTGCAAA tattCAGGACCAGGATAAGAAGCTACAAGAGTTATGGAGAATTTGTAACAGATTACCTAAGCATTATCATGCTAATTTCAG gTATTTAATCAAATTTTTAGCAAAGCTTGCACAGAACAGCGATATTAACAAAATGACACCCAGCAATGTCGCAATAGTCTTGGGCCCCAACTTGTTATGGGCAAAGAATGAAGG ATCCCTTGCTGAAATGGCAGCAGCAACTTCAGTCCATGTGGTAGCAGTTATTGAGCCAATTATTCAGCATGCAGACTGGTTCTTCCCTGGAG ATCAAGATTTCAATGTGTCTGGGGCATTTGTTGCAATTCCTGCTGTTAATTCAAATCACTTGTCATACACTGGGAATGAATATGAATCTGGGACACTGGAACGGAAGAGGCCTGTTAGTATGACTGTAATGGAAGGGGATTTATTGAAGAAGGAAAG CTTTGGTGTCAAGGTTATGGACTTCCAAGCGAATCCTCGGAGATGTGGCACTATAAATAGAAAGCACACATCCCCAGCTTTCCAGCCACCACTTCCACCCACGGAGGCTGGCGTGTTGGCTCAGTCTGGAGCGGAGCAGCACTCACAAGTTTCTGTGGCTGAAACAAGCCCAGTGGGTGCTGGTTTTGCTCTCTCTGCTGGCACAGCAGAACAGTTACAAAGTCAAGGAAATGAAGATGTCAG taccTCAAAATCTAAGGACAACACATCTTCAGCTACTCCTCCACCGGTGAGAAATGGCGCGCATGCAGGCGCTGTCCAGAACCAGTCAACAAGTAGCACTAATCAGCTTTCTGTTAATCAGCCACAGAATGCGGCAGGTCCCAGTCCCCATTCAATGAGGAGAG CTGTTAAAAAGCCTGCGCCAGCCCCTCCCAAGCCAGCCAACCCACCGCCAGGGCAGCCAGGAAGCCAAAGTTCTGCCCCAGCTGTTCAGCCACCTTCTGTCTCTCCAAAACCACCTGCTAGAAGTTCTTCTCCTCCTGCTCAACATGCAAACCAAGGAGCAGCCCAGACCTCCACTTCCCAGGTTTCTGCACCTCGGAGATATTCCAGCAGCCTTTCCCCAATACAAGCTCCCAGCCATCCACCACCACAGCCCCCAACACAGGCTACTCCTCCACTGCAACCCAAATCAAACAGTCAAgcatctcctcctgctgcacccAGCAGTGAGCATGGACCAGAGCAGCCCTGTTACACTCCTCCGCAGACTCCAACACCACCCGATACACCCCCTCTAGGAAAACATAATACTAGTTCCCCATCGCCACAGCCATCTACTCAAGAAACCTCCCAGTCTCACTCTCCACCTCAGAGTGGTACACTGCCAAGGCCACGGCCAGtaccaaaacccagaaatagaCCTAGTGTTCCCCCTCcacctcatcctccttctcagCTGGCTGGAGATGGTATTATTGCAAATCCCACGCAAACATCTTCCAAAATAGTAACAG ACTCTAATTCCAGTATTCAAGAACCACTTCAAAACCCTTCTTCAGAGCTTCTGACAGAGACAGCAAGCAAAGAACTGCACAACCACCTCATGCTTGATATTGACAATGATACGGAAAGCACTGCTCTGTAA